The Helianthus annuus cultivar XRQ/B chromosome 16, HanXRQr2.0-SUNRISE, whole genome shotgun sequence genome includes a window with the following:
- the LOC110916317 gene encoding probable glutathione S-transferase isoform X3, with protein sequence MPIFSVSTNSEAVVLQQVRVIVTAAELGEKDISPLDVHSYNNTSTDKLPEDQRPRTREVIFFYIYNNDRLHKTQGPYAQRIVWALKLKGIEYETMFEDLANKSRLLLEYNPVHKKVPVWLHDGAPICESLLILEYADDKWNTTARLLPDGPLARATTRFWAKFCDDQIVGRKLYPREKAFNFW encoded by the exons ATGCCTATCTTTTCGGTTTCCACAAATTCTGAAGCTGTTGTATTGCAACAAGTACGCGTTATTGTTACGGCAGCAGAGCTCGGGGAAAAAGATATATCGCCTTTGGACGTGCATTCATACAACAATACTTCTACTGATAAGCTTCCTGAAGATCAAAG GCCAAGAACAAGAGAGGTCATATTCTTCTACATATACAACAATGATAGGTTGCACAAGACACAAG GCCCATATGCTCAGAGGATTGTTTGGGCACTCAAACTGAAAGGCATAGAGTATGAAACAATGTTCGAAGATCTTGCGAACAAGAGTCGTTTACTACTCGAATACAATCCTGTTCACAAGAAAGTCCCGGTTTGGTTGCATGATGGAGCACCCATATGCGAGTCGCTTCTGATTCTCGAGTATGCTGACGATAAATGGAACACAACTGCTCGCTTATTACCCGACGGTCCGCTTGCCAGAGCCACCACACGTTTCTGGGCAAAGTTTTGTGACGACCAG ATAGTTGGAAGAAAGCTTTATCCTCGAGAAAAGGCGTTTAACTTCTGGTAA
- the LOC110916317 gene encoding uncharacterized protein LOC110916317 isoform X1 — MHCSKRGLLLNGKTLFDFIHFSKENSPKMSIGGRAQFMSTISLKSCYMKINSLIELFRCGEMPIFSVSTNSEAVVLQQVRVIVTAAELGEKDISPLDVHSYNNTSTDKLPEDQRPRTREVIFFYIYNNDRLHKTQGPYAQRIVWALKLKGIEYETMFEDLANKSRLLLEYNPVHKKVPVWLHDGAPICESLLILEYADDKWNTTARLLPDGPLARATTRFWAKFCDDQIVGRKLYPREKAFNFW; from the exons ATGCATTGCAGCAAACGAGGGTTGCTGCTTAATGGGAAGACtctttttgattttattcatttttCAAAAGAGAATTCACCTAAAATGAGTATAGGAGGGAGAGCTCAGTTTATGTCGACTATCAGCTTGAAGTCGTGTTATATGAAGATAAACTCTTTAA TTGAGCTGTTCAGATGTGGAGAAATGCCTATCTTTTCGGTTTCCACAAATTCTGAAGCTGTTGTATTGCAACAAGTACGCGTTATTGTTACGGCAGCAGAGCTCGGGGAAAAAGATATATCGCCTTTGGACGTGCATTCATACAACAATACTTCTACTGATAAGCTTCCTGAAGATCAAAG GCCAAGAACAAGAGAGGTCATATTCTTCTACATATACAACAATGATAGGTTGCACAAGACACAAG GCCCATATGCTCAGAGGATTGTTTGGGCACTCAAACTGAAAGGCATAGAGTATGAAACAATGTTCGAAGATCTTGCGAACAAGAGTCGTTTACTACTCGAATACAATCCTGTTCACAAGAAAGTCCCGGTTTGGTTGCATGATGGAGCACCCATATGCGAGTCGCTTCTGATTCTCGAGTATGCTGACGATAAATGGAACACAACTGCTCGCTTATTACCCGACGGTCCGCTTGCCAGAGCCACCACACGTTTCTGGGCAAAGTTTTGTGACGACCAG ATAGTTGGAAGAAAGCTTTATCCTCGAGAAAAGGCGTTTAACTTCTGGTAA
- the LOC110919526 gene encoding classical arabinogalactan protein 4-like gives MDALEVKATFSRIESTLLEMINLLKMESQRWATYSHTASAATPPFASLPPKQASATAPLILSPASAATPPAVSPVPTTPPQTATQPQPTVPTPTPRQAPYVVPTLAVKRASSPTPSAAKATPNLDWRPPWGFTKTAPNAAGRTEWRPPWCTANDPT, from the coding sequence ATGGACGCTCTTGAAGTGAAGGCTACATTTAGTCGGATTGAGTCGACTCTTTTAGAGATGATCAATCTTCTAAAAATGGAGTCCCAAAGATGGGCAACCTACAGCCACACCGCTTCCGCCGCGACACCACCATTTGCCTCACTACCACCGAAACAAGCTTCCGCCACTGCACCACTTATCCTGTCACCCGCTTCTGCCGCAACACCACCAGCCGTGTCACCCGTTCCCACCACACCACCACAAACCGCTACCCAACCGCAACCAACAGTCCCTACACCAACACCAAGACAAGCTCCTTATGTTGTACCGACACTAGCTGTGAAACGGGCATCATCACCCACACCGTCTGCAGCGAAAGCAACCCCAAACCTTGactggcgcccaccgtggggcttcACTAAAACTGCTCCGAATGCTGCTGGGAGAACCGAGTGGCGGCCACCGTGGTGCACCGCTAATGATCCGACTTAA
- the LOC110916317 gene encoding uncharacterized protein LOC110916317 isoform X2: protein MSIGGRAQFMSTISLKSCYMKINSLIELFRCGEMPIFSVSTNSEAVVLQQVRVIVTAAELGEKDISPLDVHSYNNTSTDKLPEDQRPRTREVIFFYIYNNDRLHKTQGPYAQRIVWALKLKGIEYETMFEDLANKSRLLLEYNPVHKKVPVWLHDGAPICESLLILEYADDKWNTTARLLPDGPLARATTRFWAKFCDDQIVGRKLYPREKAFNFW, encoded by the exons ATGAGTATAGGAGGGAGAGCTCAGTTTATGTCGACTATCAGCTTGAAGTCGTGTTATATGAAGATAAACTCTTTAA TTGAGCTGTTCAGATGTGGAGAAATGCCTATCTTTTCGGTTTCCACAAATTCTGAAGCTGTTGTATTGCAACAAGTACGCGTTATTGTTACGGCAGCAGAGCTCGGGGAAAAAGATATATCGCCTTTGGACGTGCATTCATACAACAATACTTCTACTGATAAGCTTCCTGAAGATCAAAG GCCAAGAACAAGAGAGGTCATATTCTTCTACATATACAACAATGATAGGTTGCACAAGACACAAG GCCCATATGCTCAGAGGATTGTTTGGGCACTCAAACTGAAAGGCATAGAGTATGAAACAATGTTCGAAGATCTTGCGAACAAGAGTCGTTTACTACTCGAATACAATCCTGTTCACAAGAAAGTCCCGGTTTGGTTGCATGATGGAGCACCCATATGCGAGTCGCTTCTGATTCTCGAGTATGCTGACGATAAATGGAACACAACTGCTCGCTTATTACCCGACGGTCCGCTTGCCAGAGCCACCACACGTTTCTGGGCAAAGTTTTGTGACGACCAG ATAGTTGGAAGAAAGCTTTATCCTCGAGAAAAGGCGTTTAACTTCTGGTAA